A stretch of DNA from Pigmentibacter ruber:
CAAACTTATGTTGGGGAAACAAGAAGATATGTAATAAATAATAATTACTTAATTGAACTTATAGATACACATATTGATTGTAGCTGGCTTCATACACTTGGAATACGCCATCCTAATGGCTGGGGTATTCAGTTAAATATAAATTATAATGAAATAATTACAATTTGTGCTAATAAATATAATGTATTTGATAATAAAAATCATGCTTCACTTGAATACTATAAAAATGAAAATGGGATTGAAAAAATTATTATTAGAAATATTGGTTGGTGGGTTCAAAAAGATAAATTTCCTAATGAAAAAGAAATCATTCTTAATTCTGTTAAAAAAGAATATACCCCATATTTGATTAATATGTTTCTTTATAATGGAGATAAAATAGAAAACTCTTCAATTCCTAGGGAAAGGAAATATTCAGATTACTAAATTTTATAACAAATGACTCTTTCTGAAATAATTTAATTTGGAGAATGCTATGAAAAAATATTTATGGGCATTTATTTTAATTTTATTACCAATTCAATCTTTTGCATTAATGAATGTTAAATTTGTAAATAAAAGTCTTCATGCTATTGAACTGGCAAGCATAGATACAAACTCAAATCATACATTAAATCCTACTATTGTGTCCCAAATATCAATACAGAGTTCTTTTATAACTCAAGGTCAACGTCTAATTATTAATAATAATTACGCAATCCAACTTGTCGATACTGGTGAAGAATGTAGCTATTTAAATGCTTTTAATATTCGATATTCTAACGGAACAAAAATTGAATTGTATATTAACAACAACAAATTATCTTCAATTTGCTCAACTAAAAAACATTACTTAACATATGCCAAAAATATTGAACTAATTTTTGCAAATAATTCAAACCCTCTGTTTATTTCAGATGTCTTAATAATCCGCAATGCTGGCTGGTGGGCAAATACCAACGGATATCCAGTAGAAAAAAATATTTTATTAAACGCTCATAAAATGAATTTATCTTCGGAGCAAATAGCACATTTCATGGTAAATGGAATTATTCTCTAATTCATAAAATTAAAATTTCAATTGCCAATCTAACTTGCAAAATATAAATTTGTTTTTAAGTTGAAATTTATTTTAATTCAATTATAATTCTTAAAAATCATCAAAATAATAATTATAAATTAATATTATATCATATTAAATAATAAAAACCCGAAAGGACTCAAAATGTTTTCACGGTTTATTTATTATAGCTTATTTTGTTTAGTAAGCTATAATGCCTATGCAGGTTCTCCTTCTTTATATAATAAATGCTCTTTTGGAAATATCAGTCATCCTAAAAACTCTTCAGCAGTAGCTTTTGATGAAGAATGTTTAAATGCATATGTTTTACCACCTAATATTGGAATAGCCAAAGTTACAGCAGTTCAACAGTCGCAAAATTTAGGGTTATGTCCAGCATTAAAAACAAATTTAGTTTCTTTAAGTGAAAGTACTAAAACAAGACTTATATTACTAAAGAAGATTAATAAAATGCTAGAAGAATATAAACCTCTTCAAATTCAACGTGATAAATTATACGCAGTTGTCTCAAAAAATAAAGCCTTGTTTGATTCTGCATCAGAAAAATTAAATAACAATAAAGCAAAAGAAAAGAAATTACTTGATAGAATTACAGAAACAAAAACTTCATATGACAGGCTTGTAACAATCTCTGCAGCAAATTCAGAAATTAATTTAGCTAGAGATTCTTATGAAAAATCATTAGTTGAATACAAAACCTTCATAACAGGAGATCTCTTTAAATCTGAAAATGATTATTACTTTGTTAAAAAAGAGTATTTACGATATAATGAAGATTATAGTTATTTTGATTCAAAATATGCCGAAAGCATTAAACCGCTCCTAGATCTTCAAAAGATGGTTGACGATTTAGAAAGAACTTCCTTGGAAAGTTACAAAAAGTATGTTTCATTAGAGGGATTAACTGCACAAATATTATTTAACGTTGACTCTACAAATATTCTTAAAGGATACAAATCTCTAAATAAAAATTTAAATTTGACTTGGCAAGTAATGCCTATGAAAGATGCTTTTTTTAGCGCCTCAGTAAAATTAGCCGACAATTCTGCTGATTCTACTGCAACAGCTTTAATCGATAGTGTCATTCCAGGTATTAAATCACAAAGTTTGAAAGATTTAGATTCAAATCAAATCACACCCTCACTAAATGAAGGACAAGTAACAGCTCCTTATCCGTTTGGGAGTGTCTCTGGAAAAATACGTTTAAATTTAAATGGAGCATGTGTTTATTTTGATAATTTAAATAAATCTGTTGCAGGAACTGATGTAAATAATATAACAGCAAATTTAAGTTTAAACGTTAATTATACATATCAGGTAAAAGTACGCCGTTCATTCACTGCAAAATATAATTTGTATAATATGTTGTCTAGAATTGAAAAACAATCAACTAAAGGAGGTTGGATAAAAACATCTTCACTGCACTCTGTAGTTGAAGATAAAAATTCAGGTGATTGGTTTCATATAAAATTTGATGGTGATTCATCTGCTTTTCAATATACTCCGCAAGAGCAAGATGAAATAACTAAACAAGAAAAAGCATTGCTTGTGGATAGGGCTTTAAAACAATTCGCCGCAATAAATTCGGGAACTCCTCAGCCCGCTCCCGCATTAGTTACTCCACCTGAAAGTGGATTTATGTATGCATCAAAGCAGTTAAGGTATTGTCCTCATTTTTATTGTCAGGTTGGTTCATTTGTATTGGGAACATTGTCATCCATATTTGGCAGTTCTACTGCGGTTTCTGAGTTTAAAAATAAAACAAATGTTTGGGCAATAGATCAAATAGATGGTTATCAAATTATAGATCGATCAGGATCGTTAACTTTTTCAAGTAAATTATAAAAAAGGAGAATTTATGAATTTTTTCCTTAGGAATTCTTTAATTCTAGCTAATTTTTTGCCTATTTATAGCTATTCATCTGAACAAATAGATGTGAAATTAAATTCATTAAGTGAACCAATTTCTGTCTATGTTGAGGGTAATACAATATATTACTCATCTCTTCCTAAAAATTTAGTAGGTCACTTAAATTTCCAAATAAATACTATTGGAACTTTTTATCCTAATGGAATTAATGATAATAATTGTGAATTAGTGGAATCAAGAGCAAGAAATTCTATAAATTCCCTTTTTCCCAATTCCGTGAGATTAGAGCAAAGAAATTTAGTTAGGAAATATGGTTCAGTAAAATTAAAGCTTTCTACTTCAGATAGTTTTTATTCTAAAGCTTTAAAAAGAAAAATAGTTGATAATATTTCTGAGAAATTAAATCATTTTTTATCTTATGATTTTAAAGACAATTTTCAAATAGATGAAGTATCTTTTGTTGTTGAATATGATAGAAATGCTATTACAAATATAATTGACCAAAAAGAAGAAATAAACAAACAATTACTAAAAATAAATGATATCAACTTACTTAAAAAAGGAGCAATTTCAGTTGAAATAAACTCATCCGACTTTATTTGTGATTTATACTCAGGTAAAGCAAAAATTAAATTAATTTATCAAGGAAAATATGGATTAAATAAAGAAACAAATTATATTCTTAATAATACAGAAATAGAACAATTAATTCTCTATATAAATAATAATAGAATAAAATATTTTGAAAATAATATTTTAAATTCAAAAGAAAAAAATTTAATTCTTTCTTCAATACTGCTAAAAGAGGGACTACAAAACATCAATCGAGCTAATTTAGATATTAACAACTATTTTCTTTTATTGGATCAGATAACAAACTCAGAAGATGGTAAAGTACATAGCAGTCTAACAACAAATCTTCTTGCTATCAAAATAGGTTCGGTAGATAATTATCCTACAAAATATGTAGGAACTCTAAAACTTGATGTACAAAAGACTAATTTAAAACAGACTCAATAAAAACAATAAGAAATAATATTATTTATATTATATCAGTTACTTAAAAAGTTATTTCTTATTATATAAAAGTGTTCTAAGTTCTAAAAAAATTTATTTTTCAATCTTTTTAATAGATTAATATTATTATAAAATAAATTATCTTGGATTAAATTCTTTTTTGTGTTATTTGGATTTTATTGAAGGTTTGAGACTAATGATAACTCAAAATCAAAATGTGAAAATAGTTTTGGTTTTAATTACTCAAACAGATACTTTCCAATATTTTTCTTATTTTTCATTAATTTCTTTTAATTATTAAATTGTTTCATTTGAATGTATAAAAAATTAGGTGTAAAAATGACTCTATATAGCAAAAAGCTGATACTTATTATCATTATTCTTAACGTATTTTTCATAAACCCTATAAAAGCGTATAGTATTGAGAAAATAACCGCTTGTCATAATTTCTATGAATTTTCTTGCGGAGTAGCTACTAAAAAATCAGAAGATAAAGAATACATTATTTTTACAGAAAAATTCAATAAACATATTGAAAAAATAAAAAAATCCATTTTATTAACTGAAATATTAACATCAAAAATCACGAATTTTAAACAAGATTGTTATAAACAAAATATAGCCGAAAAAATTTGTGACCGTGCCGCAGAAGCTAAATTTCTGATGCCCTATTTTGTCAAAAATAAGAAAAAAATTATTGCAAATGGAAATAAAGTAAAAATTAATGCTAATAAATTATTTTTCAATTTAAAATCAGTAGCAATCGCAAAAATTAAAAAAAGTTCTTTAATTGACAATGAAAACAAAAAAAATATCGAAAATGCTTTAGCCAATTCAAAATTAGTATTTATGGAGCCAAAATTACTAAGCAAAAAAAATATAGATCAATTGAGTACACAACAATTAGCTAAAGAAATGTTTTTCTTATATGGTTCACCATATTTGTCCTCAACCAATAACGACATTATACTTCCAATGAATTCCTTATTTTTGTTCACTAAAAATGAAGAATATGCAAATCAATTTATATTTCTACAAATATTGTCGCATGAAATCGGGCATATTATTGTAAATAACTTAAATGGATCACCTTTGTATAACATTGCTGTTTCATTACAAAATGATTTTAAAAATCCTAGCAAGAGGTCATGGAAATTAGATATTTCGCAAACTGATTTAGAAGAATATAGTAACTACACAAATAATGAAAACATTTGTGATCTTTTAGGAATTCAACTTTCAATGCAGTATTTTTTAGAAAATAAAATAAGTGATTATAAGATGTTTTTCTCTTCATTTGCGAAATCTATGTGCGTAAGCAAATTAAAAGAAAATAGACCATTTTTTATTCTTTTAAATAATAAAAAAACAGTTAATATGGATCTTCATGCAAAACCAATTGATAGAGTTAATATGAATGTCAAAAAAATTCAGAAATTTACTGATACATTTAATTGTAAAATTGAAGATCCATTGTATTTTAAAGATGAAAGTCAATTTTATTTTTGGTAATCCAAATTTTATAAGATAAAAGTTGCTCGTTCATTATCCTTTATTCTTTCATAGCTATGTATTCAAATTCTCTTTTGTAAAATAAATCTAATAATAAAATTAAAAAGCCGCATAATCAAAACGCAATTAATTGAAATATTTAGATATATTAAGGATTTTTTTCTAATATTTTAGCAGGTAGATAATAACGATCTAAAAGTTTATTTCGAAATCGATTATGTGGATCTACTTTCTCCTTTAATGAAAAAAATTCTTTGTAACTTGGGTAAGCCATCATAAATTGCGCATTGGTAGCATGAATTTGATAGGGAAGGTAGTAAGTACCATTAAGAGATAAAGCATGATCTATTAATTTTCTTGTCCACCTACCAACCTTTTCTTTTTCTTGCTTTTTCAGACCTTGTTTATAATAAACGACAAATGAAAAAACTTCTTCTCTTGCCCAGCTCATTAACGAACCAGTATCAGGTAAAGCGTGCCGAACTGAAACATTAATAACATTTACTTGAAAGTCATCAAATGTTTTTTTCATCAGGGGTACAAATTTTTCAAAATTTTTCACAGGAATAAAATATTCTTGCAAGACATAAGTATTGGGATAACGAAACAAAGGTTCTAATTCAGCAACATCATAACTTGCTTCATAATTTCTCCACACTACTTTTGGTTTAGAATACAGCTTAGGCTCAAGCATATTTCTTACCTGAGATCCCTTTGGGATAGAAGAAATTGATGAAATAGTTATAGGTTGCAACAAATATTTGAGATCTTTTGGAATAAGGCGATCCTTAATTGTTAATGGCTTGGTTGTATTACTCCAAGTAATTGCCCTAATTTTTTTAAATTCAGGAAAAATGAAGTCTCCGTTGTGAAAGACAGCATTTGCATCAGACTTCACTGCAGAAAAAAAGTAGTCCTTATATTTTTCTACGCTTATTTCTTGAACAAATCTTTCAACTTTCGAATTTTCAGTAAGGTGTAATGTAGCTTCAACTATCACACCCAAAGCGCCATAGCCTCCAATTGCTCCATAAAATAATTCTTTGTTTTGCGTTGGAGAGCAAATTACCAAACTTCCGTCTGCTAACACCATTTTAATAGAGTCAACTGAGTGAATAATTGGACCTTGATTCACATACCGACCATGCGCATTTACACTAAGCGAGCCTCCAACAGTGAAATTTGAATAAGTTTGCATAATTTTGAGAGATAAATTTTTTTGATCAATTGCGGTTTGAATATCTCGCCAACGTATTCCAGCTTGGACAGTTATTTTTTTAGCTTTTTCATCAAGAAAAATAATATTATTCATTTTTCGCATATCAATTTGGAGAGCATGCTCTGTAGCAGTTTGCCCACCCATACTGTAGCGTCCGCCACCAATTGAGATTATACTTGATGTTTTCTTAATTTTATCCTGAATTTCGATAATTTGAGTAGGTACAAAAACGGAATCAACCTCAATAGGATTGAGACGACTAATGTCATTTACAGTTACACTTGCAAAGCTAAAAATTGAGGGAAAAATTAAGTTAAAAAAAATTATTTTAGCTATAAATTTATTAAAAAAAAACATAACTATCTTCCTAGCTAGGAACGAATGTGCAGTTAAAGAAGAGATAAGATAACTTTTTTCACCAACAAAAAAAGCAGTAAGAGAACATCTTACTGCTTTTTTATAATGGCGGGATGGACGGGACTTGAACCCGCGACCTCCGGCGTGACAGGCCAGCGTTGTAACCAACTCTACTACCACCCCACTCGTGTGAATCTGTATGCCAGAGTCAAATTATGATTGCAAGTGGTTAAATCATTTTTTTTTAAAATTATAATAAGGCATTATTTTCAGTCACTTATGTGAAGAGAAAAGGCCTCCAAACAAAATATATAACCCAAAAAGGATTGCGAGGCCTGCAACAACATAGTAAAATATTGTAAATATTGAGAATTTTTTTTTGTTCTTTTTATTTGCCTTTTGAAAAGGTTTGTACTGACTGGACTGGTGCGATCTTCCAGAATGTCCACTTTTCATATTTCTGGCCAAAGTGTCGTGCTGGTTTCGCCCTGAGTTTCCATTTTTATGTTTTTTGTGCTCTGACTTATTCTTGTGATCGCTCATCTGGATGATTTTTCCCCCAGAATTTGGCTCACTTGAATGTAATTTAAACATTTTTACAGAAAACAAACTCTTCATTTTTATGAGCTCCTCAAAAGAGAAGTATTCTCAGAAAATTAGCCAATAATTGTATTTTTATTGCATTGTATTCAATATACAGTAAAAAAATTATTCCTCAAATATGTTTGTTGACATCTTCATCATATTTCCATGCATACTAGAATTGCTCCTATACAACTGAATTTTACCGCATTTTTCTTGGAAATAAGTCAAAGAAAAGTCATTTTTAAATAAAAATAACGGATACCCTTGCATGTCTCGAACACAAACGACATCGGTAGCAGCTTTTGCTTCGGATATTTCCTCATTTGAGGCATTTGTCCAACGCGCATGCTTGAATGGTAAGGCATCTAGTGAACAATCGACATTATATTCATTTTTCAAGCGAAAGAGAAGCACATCAAATTGCAAAACCCCAACCGCGGCCAAAATAGGGTCACTCGCAGAGCGACTTTCATCAATAAACATCTGAACCGTACCTTCTTGGCACAACTGAACTAAACCCTTCAGCAACTGTTTTCTTTTTAAAGCACTTGTCGTTCTAACGACCGCAAAATTCTCAGGTGCAAACGATGGTATCCCTTCAAACTCAAAACTACCAGCTTCGATTAAGGAATCGCCAATAGAAAATATCCCTGGATCATAAATTCCAACAACATCTCCAGCGTAAGCTTTTTCCAAAGTTGTCCTATCTTGCGCAAAAAATTGTTGTGGAGTTGTCAAACGTATTTCACGATTTAAACGCGGTATTGTTACGTTTAATCCTGTTTCATAGCAACCGCTTACAATTCGTAAAAATGCGATTCTATCACGATGTTTTGGATCCATATTAGCTTGTATTTTGAAAATAAACCCACTAAAATCTGTTGAAAAAGGGTCTATTTTCCCTTGGCTACTTCCTTTTGCAGATGGTGGGGGAGACATGGAAAGAAACTTTTCCAGGAATAGACGAACACCAAAATTGGTCATAGCGGCACCAAAAAAGACTGGAGAAAGCTCACCCTTTAAAAATCTATCAGTCGAAAATTCATCGCCAGCCATTTCAAGCATTTCTAATCCATCCAAGGATTCAGTTAATAAATCTTGTGGTACAAGCTGAGAGATAGTTTCTTTATCTGCAAGAGGAATAATTCTTGCTGCTGTTTCTGTAGTTGTATTTCTACCCTCAAAGTAATGGAGAGTTTTTGTTTCTCTTTCAATAATTCCCTTAAATCTTTCCCCTGAGGAAACAGGCCAACTCATTGGATAAGTCGCAATGCCTAAAACACTTTCAATTTCATGCATAAGCTCTAGAGGATCACGGGACTCTCTATCCAATTTATTTACAAACGTAAAGATAGGAATTCCTCTTAATTTACAGACTTCAAATAATTTAATTGTTTGAGGTTCAACACCTTTTGCGGCGTCGATTAACATAATTGCAGCATCTGCAGCAGCAAGAGTTCTGTAGGTATCTTCAGAGAAATCTTGGTGTCCAGGTGTATCAAGTAAATTACAAATGTAGTTACGATATTCAAAATTCATCACACTCGTAGAAACAGAAATTCCACGTTGTTTTTCTAGCTCCATCCAATCTGAAGTAGCAAATTTCTTTGATTTTTTTGCCTTTACAGAACCGGCCAAACGTATAGCACCACCAAGAAGTAATAATTTTTCTGTCATTGTGGTTTTTCCGGCGTCAGGATGTGAGATGATAGCAAACGTTCTCCGTCTGTTCACTTCATTTCTGAGTAATTGTTTATCAATGGAAGACATATGTTTCTCCTATGGGGATACTAAAATGACTGCTTTTTGCTAGCACAATTTTGACACTATGGGAATTTCAGAGGTACAAGATTGCGAGGATACTTGAGAACAGGTGAATCACTACAAGCACCAAGAGGCGTCTTTCATGAATCAGGTAAGTTTACTACAACTTAGAGAAATAGCAGACCAATTAATACTTTTGTCTGGCACATTCCAAATCAAACCCCACTATCTTCGAGCTAAGCAAATTAGGCAAGCCGATAAATCGTTAGTCGCAGTCGATGCTTTCTTTTCACAAGACTTGGCTTCAGAAGCAAAACAATGGAAAGAATCCATAGAAGGTTTAACAATTCTTAGAAAAAAATTGCAATCTGTTGAAGAAAAACAAAATGAAATTGAAGAACTTCAAGCTAGAATTGCAAGTTTAACAAAAAACATTCAACCTTGGATTGCTTTAGAAGAAACCGAACGCCAAAAGATCATCCAAAATGCTAAACGAGCACAGGACTTCATTAGCAATAATTTGGAGAAAACGGAAGCTCATATTATCCATCGCTATAACCGTTTTTCGGCTTTAAAAGATCTCTCACCTTATGCGGATAATGCCAATTATCTTTGTGAAGCTGTTTTCCATTTTGAAAACAGAGAAAAATATGAATTAAATATTGATAAAGTTGAAAAGAAAAAAATAGCTGCAACTGAAAGATTGAAGACTGTAAATAGAGGCTTCTGGTTGGCTATTATATTTTGCATTTTTATTATTACAATACCCATTTGTTCTTTATTTGCATTAAGTTTATGGAAAAGAAAGAAAGACATTGAAAATCAAATTGTCAATGCTGAAGAAATATTAAGAAGAGAAAATAAAAGATTAATTTCAGCCGAAGAAGGCTCTGTTGTTGCTCAAGATATACGCTCTATTTTAGGAGAAATTTCACTGGAGCAAATTCGTGACACTCTTGCTGAAGTACGAGATTTACGCGCTGAATTTCAAGGCCCAGAAAGAACGACTAGTTCTACAGCTATTCTATTAAGCTTTATTGATTTGCATAAAATAAAATTAGAAGAGCTTTTTGGTAATATCCCAGAAAACCCAATTAAAACATTTAAATGGCTAGCAGATTTTGTATCTAAATATCAAAATATGGAAGTCAATATAAATCAATTAGAAATTAGAAAAGATGAAGTTATAAATCAACAAAAACAACTTACAAAAGGCTATTCCCCTGAAATTTTAATAAATAGTATAAAAAAACTAGAATTAGTTATTTTTAATACCATGCAATTTCCATTTACAGATGATAATAAAGATTTCTTTGCTGAATTATGTATTAAAATACCACCTGTTTTATCGCAAATTAGAGAAGTTTTATTCTTTGTAAGTCGCAGTCATCCAATTGATCCACAATATTGGAATAATTTAAAATTAAAAATCCAAGGTTTTTCAAATACTATGTCATTATGTGTTTTAGACGCTGAGATTGGACAATTAGATAACTTTGAAGAAACAATGCTTGAAAAAAATAAAGCTCAAGCAAATAGTTAATTTAAAAATAAGCCATATATTTGACATAAATAAAAATAGAAACTCAAAATAAATTTCATAACAAAAGAATAATTAGTATAATTGGTCTATAATTGTAGCTTACTAAATACAAGGCTGAAGTATGAAATATCATTATCTTTGTTTAGTTATTTTTTCTTTATTTAGCTCAATTGCTCATGCTGAAGGTGAAGAAAATAAAATATCATTTGATTTTGCAAAAATGTCCATATCAACTTTTGGAGTTTCTACAACAAATCAAGAAGAACAAAATGGAAGCTTAAAGGCCGAAGTGAATGCAAGAAAAAATGCAATCCAAAATATTGAAACTTATTTTAAAAATACTTGTAACAAAATAGAAAAAGGCCAATTAGGCACAAAACCAGAATGGGAAAAGTATTTCCATTCACAAGGTAGCGAAATATTTTCAAACGGAATTGTAAAGGTATCTCTTGCCGCTCCATATCGTGATATCATAAAGACTCCCAATAATTCGAAGAAAAAACCAGTTGCTACAGAAGATGGAAAAAAGATTGCATTTTCAATGTTATTCACCATCCCAGGGAGTATTGTCCAATGTGGTGCTATTATTTTAGATGTTGGAAATAATAAAAAAGTATTAGTGACACCATCTAAAGTTGTTTCTTCGGCAATTGGTTTAACCGTTGTAAAATTGGCTTATGATGGAAAATCTGAATTAAAAGCTGCTACTCCTGAAGATGCGGCTATTTTACAAAATACAACACTTGCAAAGGAAGCCTATGTACCTGCCAGTGTTATTCCTGTTACTGTTATCGTTCCAGGACAATAGTTTTGCTCAACAATCAAAAAAAACAATTGTTCCACAGAATATTACTACTAAAGAAGAATTACCTACAGTTGTTTTTTTATGCGAGTATTGTGGGTTAAAAAAAGAAAAAATTTCTTTGCAAACTAATCTCCAAAATATTCCCGAACTCGATAGGTTTAGATATGTTTTTTCAAAGGAATGGTTCCAAGACTCTCAATTAATACTTAAAAAACAACAAGACACAGAATATCAAATCTTTGGTAGCAAATCTTGGCCTCCCAAACTACCGCATTCCCTTTCCCCATTAAAAAATAAAAAAGGAATGCTAATCTTTCAAAACTATCAAGGATTAAGCGGAAAAAGTAAGCCAATTTATCTAAATTATATTTTATTTTATCGAGAGCGTGTCTATATTGCTGAAAATATTAACGATATTCTAATTTCGTTAAATACTTCTGAACCAAACTTAAATAAAAGGGATGGAATCCGCTTCTTTATTAGCAAAGAAATATCTGGAGAAAGTGTAAAGGAGTTAGAAAAAGTAATAAAAAACTTTACAGCTGATAAAAATTCTATAATTATTCCCTATCAAGTCACTTCAGAGGGGGTTCGATATAGAAGTGATATAGATATTAACTACAAAATGCGAACTATAAAACAAATAAATCAGTTTGTTCCTAATTTATCTGCACAAGCTCCCAAAGGA
This window harbors:
- a CDS encoding FAD-binding oxidoreductase; this encodes MFFFNKFIAKIIFFNLIFPSIFSFASVTVNDISRLNPIEVDSVFVPTQIIEIQDKIKKTSSIISIGGGRYSMGGQTATEHALQIDMRKMNNIIFLDEKAKKITVQAGIRWRDIQTAIDQKNLSLKIMQTYSNFTVGGSLSVNAHGRYVNQGPIIHSVDSIKMVLADGSLVICSPTQNKELFYGAIGGYGALGVIVEATLHLTENSKVERFVQEISVEKYKDYFFSAVKSDANAVFHNGDFIFPEFKKIRAITWSNTTKPLTIKDRLIPKDLKYLLQPITISSISSIPKGSQVRNMLEPKLYSKPKVVWRNYEASYDVAELEPLFRYPNTYVLQEYFIPVKNFEKFVPLMKKTFDDFQVNVINVSVRHALPDTGSLMSWAREEVFSFVVYYKQGLKKQEKEKVGRWTRKLIDHALSLNGTYYLPYQIHATNAQFMMAYPSYKEFFSLKEKVDPHNRFRNKLLDRYYLPAKILEKNP
- a CDS encoding peptide chain release factor 3, producing MSSIDKQLLRNEVNRRRTFAIISHPDAGKTTMTEKLLLLGGAIRLAGSVKAKKSKKFATSDWMELEKQRGISVSTSVMNFEYRNYICNLLDTPGHQDFSEDTYRTLAAADAAIMLIDAAKGVEPQTIKLFEVCKLRGIPIFTFVNKLDRESRDPLELMHEIESVLGIATYPMSWPVSSGERFKGIIERETKTLHYFEGRNTTTETAARIIPLADKETISQLVPQDLLTESLDGLEMLEMAGDEFSTDRFLKGELSPVFFGAAMTNFGVRLFLEKFLSMSPPPSAKGSSQGKIDPFSTDFSGFIFKIQANMDPKHRDRIAFLRIVSGCYETGLNVTIPRLNREIRLTTPQQFFAQDRTTLEKAYAGDVVGIYDPGIFSIGDSLIEAGSFEFEGIPSFAPENFAVVRTTSALKRKQLLKGLVQLCQEGTVQMFIDESRSASDPILAAVGVLQFDVLLFRLKNEYNVDCSLDALPFKHARWTNASNEEISEAKAATDVVCVRDMQGYPLFLFKNDFSLTYFQEKCGKIQLYRSNSSMHGNMMKMSTNIFEE
- a CDS encoding M13-type metalloendopeptidase, encoding MTLYSKKLILIIIILNVFFINPIKAYSIEKITACHNFYEFSCGVATKKSEDKEYIIFTEKFNKHIEKIKKSILLTEILTSKITNFKQDCYKQNIAEKICDRAAEAKFLMPYFVKNKKKIIANGNKVKINANKLFFNLKSVAIAKIKKSSLIDNENKKNIENALANSKLVFMEPKLLSKKNIDQLSTQQLAKEMFFLYGSPYLSSTNNDIILPMNSLFLFTKNEEYANQFIFLQILSHEIGHIIVNNLNGSPLYNIAVSLQNDFKNPSKRSWKLDISQTDLEEYSNYTNNENICDLLGIQLSMQYFLENKISDYKMFFSSFAKSMCVSKLKENRPFFILLNNKKTVNMDLHAKPIDRVNMNVKKIQKFTDTFNCKIEDPLYFKDESQFYFW